From Nguyenibacter vanlangensis, one genomic window encodes:
- a CDS encoding LLM class flavin-dependent oxidoreductase: protein MSVEFIGFVNGQNQSEIIPPSGPVIDPAHVEAAAKIHENGGFDRTLIAFHSHSPDSLLLAQHVAGVTRDLGVLIAHRPGFTAPTLAARQLATLDHLTRGRVAVHIITGGSDVELQADGDHTTKAERYARTGEYLDIVRQEWTATAPFDHQGRFYDVRGARSQVRPYRQGGIPVYFGGSSDEAIAVAGRHADVYALWGETYAQVHETVSRVRTAAAAYGRTPRFSLSLRPILADSEEEAWRKADHILETARALQERTGYARPAVIPNEGSRRLLAAAEQGVRLDKRLWTGLAALTGARGNSTALVGTPDQVAEALLDYYRIGISTFLIRGFDPLLDAYVYGRDLIPRVRSLVAAEDRAASDRAA from the coding sequence ATGTCTGTGGAATTCATCGGCTTCGTCAATGGCCAGAACCAGTCGGAAATCATCCCGCCTTCCGGCCCGGTCATCGACCCGGCGCACGTCGAGGCTGCGGCGAAGATCCACGAGAATGGCGGGTTCGACCGGACGCTGATCGCCTTTCATTCGCATTCGCCGGACAGCCTGCTGCTGGCACAGCACGTGGCCGGCGTGACGCGCGACCTGGGGGTGCTGATCGCGCACCGGCCCGGCTTCACGGCGCCGACCCTGGCGGCGCGGCAACTGGCGACGCTGGATCATCTGACGCGGGGGCGCGTGGCGGTCCATATCATCACCGGGGGCAGCGACGTCGAATTGCAGGCGGACGGGGACCATACCACCAAGGCGGAACGCTACGCCCGGACCGGCGAATATCTCGACATCGTCCGCCAGGAATGGACCGCGACGGCGCCCTTCGACCACCAGGGACGTTTCTATGACGTGCGGGGCGCGCGATCCCAGGTCCGCCCCTATCGGCAGGGCGGCATTCCCGTCTATTTCGGCGGCTCGTCGGACGAGGCGATCGCGGTCGCGGGCCGCCATGCCGACGTCTATGCCCTGTGGGGGGAGACCTACGCCCAGGTGCACGAAACCGTCAGCCGGGTGCGCACGGCGGCGGCGGCGTACGGGCGGACGCCGCGTTTCTCGCTGTCCCTGCGGCCGATCCTGGCGGACTCCGAGGAAGAAGCCTGGCGCAAGGCCGACCATATCCTGGAAACGGCCCGCGCCCTGCAGGAGCGCACCGGATATGCGCGCCCGGCGGTGATTCCGAACGAGGGTTCGCGCCGTCTTCTGGCGGCGGCCGAACAGGGGGTGCGGCTGGACAAGCGCCTCTGGACCGGCCTTGCCGCCCTGACCGGCGCGCGCGGCAATTCGACCGCCCTGGTCGGCACGCCGGATCAGGTCGCCGAGGCGCTGCTGGATTATTACCGGATCGGCATCTCGACCTTCCTGATCCGCGGTTTCGACCCGCTACTGGATGCCTATGTGTATGGGCGCGACCTGATCCCGCGTGTGCGCAGCCTGGTCGCGGCCGAGGATCGGGCCGCGTCGGACCGTGCGGCCTAG
- a CDS encoding LysR substrate-binding domain-containing protein, translated as MSQATAAIPPQRAARNIPTELLRSFVAIAESGSMAQATDVIYLTQSALSLQMKRLEDLLQQKLFRRDGRRLALTAAGEDLVGYARQLLALNDRIVHNLGQVEDPEPITIGMVQDFADTILPDVLGRFRMEHPRARLIVRVGGSAELLEMFDRSRLDLVLCLGQHGDRPGAHWKVVGHDRMVWLGDPATTEREELPLVLLEPPCRFRDAALRALTGTRRDYRIVLETPNLPALRAGVRGGLGASCRTHRFAAAEGLPTIPPGILPAVPDIETILVQREALSDAAHDLGALLAQAAGDS; from the coding sequence ATGTCCCAAGCCACCGCGGCGATACCGCCGCAAAGAGCGGCACGGAATATCCCCACCGAACTGCTGCGCTCGTTCGTCGCGATCGCCGAATCGGGATCCATGGCGCAGGCGACGGACGTCATCTATCTGACGCAGTCGGCGCTGAGCCTGCAGATGAAACGGTTGGAAGACCTGCTGCAGCAGAAGCTGTTCCGCCGCGACGGAAGACGTCTGGCCCTGACGGCGGCGGGAGAGGATCTGGTGGGCTATGCGCGGCAACTGCTCGCGCTGAATGACCGGATCGTGCATAATCTGGGCCAGGTCGAGGACCCCGAGCCGATCACGATCGGCATGGTGCAGGATTTTGCCGACACCATTCTGCCGGACGTGCTGGGTCGCTTCCGGATGGAACATCCGCGCGCGCGCCTGATCGTGCGCGTCGGCGGATCCGCCGAATTGCTGGAGATGTTCGACCGTTCGCGCCTCGACCTGGTGCTGTGCCTGGGCCAGCACGGCGATCGTCCCGGCGCGCACTGGAAGGTGGTCGGCCATGACCGGATGGTCTGGCTTGGCGACCCCGCGACCACCGAGCGGGAAGAACTGCCGCTGGTCCTGCTGGAACCGCCCTGCCGCTTCCGCGACGCCGCGCTGCGCGCGCTGACCGGCACGCGACGCGACTATCGCATCGTCCTGGAAACCCCGAACCTGCCGGCGTTGCGCGCCGGTGTCAGGGGCGGATTGGGGGCCAGTTGCCGCACGCATCGCTTCGCGGCGGCGGAGGGGCTTCCGACCATTCCCCCGGGCATCCTTCCCGCGGTGCCGGACATCGAAACCATCCTGGT
- a CDS encoding NAD(P)-dependent oxidoreductase — MPGTFPPRVVNQLGPEVRAALDGFGSRLRIVDASRESDAPWDYAAAGFDRADILLTGPSAGWKRAPAEPPAGWAADAPGAPRWVQIVSAGVDGFPPWLLRDRIVTCGRGDSAVPIAEYVLAALLLRTKRLDALRPGSPDAWRRDAAIITGAAPLGSLDGQVLGLAGFGAIGQAVAARAHGFGLRVLAWRRGEWPAGGHGPVEPVDSLAELARRSDHLVLALPLTEETAGCVNADVLLHARPGLHLVNVARGGLVDHAALLAALDRGQVGFATLDVTSPEPLPAGHPFYSHPAVRLTPHLSWSGPVVRENSARRIAENIERFFAGQPLRDVVDAARGY, encoded by the coding sequence ATGCCCGGCACGTTTCCGCCGCGCGTCGTCAACCAGTTGGGGCCGGAAGTCCGCGCTGCGCTGGACGGGTTTGGATCGCGTCTGCGCATCGTCGATGCCAGCCGTGAGTCCGATGCGCCCTGGGATTACGCCGCCGCCGGGTTCGACCGCGCGGACATCCTGCTGACCGGCCCCTCGGCGGGCTGGAAACGGGCGCCCGCCGAACCGCCGGCCGGCTGGGCGGCGGACGCCCCGGGCGCGCCGCGCTGGGTGCAGATCGTCTCGGCCGGCGTGGACGGTTTTCCGCCCTGGCTGCTGCGCGATCGGATCGTGACCTGCGGGCGCGGGGATTCCGCGGTCCCGATCGCGGAATATGTCCTGGCGGCGTTGCTGCTGCGGACGAAGCGCCTGGATGCGCTGCGCCCGGGCTCGCCCGATGCGTGGCGGCGGGACGCGGCCATCATCACGGGTGCGGCGCCGCTCGGCTCGCTCGACGGGCAGGTGCTCGGACTGGCCGGATTCGGCGCGATCGGCCAGGCGGTGGCGGCACGGGCTCATGGTTTCGGGCTGCGCGTCCTGGCCTGGCGGCGCGGTGAGTGGCCGGCCGGCGGACATGGCCCGGTCGAGCCGGTGGACAGCCTGGCGGAACTGGCCCGGCGGTCGGACCATTTGGTGCTGGCGTTGCCGCTGACGGAGGAAACAGCGGGATGCGTGAACGCGGACGTGCTGCTTCATGCCCGGCCGGGGCTGCACCTGGTCAATGTCGCGCGCGGAGGGCTGGTCGATCACGCCGCCCTGCTGGCGGCGCTGGACAGGGGGCAGGTCGGCTTCGCGACGCTGGACGTCACAAGCCCGGAACCGCTGCCGGCGGGCCATCCGTTCTACAGCCATCCTGCCGTGCGGCTGACGCCGCATCTTTCCTGGTCGGGGCCCGTCGTCCGTGAGAATTCCGCCCGTAGGATCGCGGAAAATATCGAACGCTTCTTTGCCGGCCAGCCGCTGCGCGACGTGGTCGATGCGGCCCGCGGATATTGA